Proteins from a genomic interval of Schaalia odontolytica:
- a CDS encoding PTS sugar transporter subunit IIA, with the protein MSVVVRAPFAARVLPLSGVPDPVFASGVVGPGLALEPSSQARCLTVHSPINGVVTKLKPHAAIVTSTGGASILVHLGIDTVNLRGKGFAALVDEGEIVAAGDPLIHWDLMPARAARLCVYVPLIIISGHETALLRGPDDLPARCTVLDPLFEVAALQ; encoded by the coding sequence GTGAGCGTGGTTGTCCGCGCGCCCTTCGCGGCGCGCGTCCTGCCGCTGTCCGGCGTGCCCGACCCTGTGTTCGCCAGCGGTGTCGTCGGACCGGGCCTTGCCCTTGAGCCTTCCTCACAGGCTCGGTGTCTCACCGTCCATTCCCCCATCAACGGCGTCGTTACCAAGCTCAAGCCGCACGCCGCCATTGTCACGTCGACGGGCGGCGCGTCAATTCTCGTTCACCTGGGAATCGACACCGTGAATCTGCGCGGTAAGGGCTTTGCCGCGCTCGTCGACGAGGGCGAGATCGTCGCCGCCGGAGATCCGCTCATCCACTGGGATCTCATGCCCGCTCGCGCGGCTCGGCTGTGCGTGTACGTCCCGTTGATCATCATCAGTGGGCATGAGACCGCGCTCCTCCGCGGTCCGGATGATCTGCCCGCACGCTGCACCGTGCTCGACCCACTCTTCGAGGTTGCGGCACTCCAATAG
- a CDS encoding glucose PTS transporter subunit EIIB, with translation MSTATTIVDALGGWDNISNLEACITRIRLDCANTDLVDEAQLRAAGAFDVVIVGDAVQVVMGPDSEDIVAAMNETR, from the coding sequence ATGAGCACCGCAACGACCATCGTTGACGCCCTGGGTGGGTGGGACAACATCTCCAATCTCGAGGCCTGCATCACGCGCATCCGCCTCGATTGCGCCAACACCGATCTCGTTGACGAGGCGCAGCTGCGGGCCGCAGGCGCTTTCGACGTCGTCATCGTTGGCGACGCCGTTCAGGTCGTCATGGGCCCCGATTCCGAGGACATCGTCGCGGCCATGAACGAGACTCGGTGA
- a CDS encoding MFS transporter — translation MHLWAGQSAAQVGFQVGTLATSAIAITMLHASESQVGALAAVQTLAFLLVGLPAGAWVDRWSKRRVMISANLARIAALVSVPLAYACFSLTLTHLMLVAGLLGLSTVFFDVAYQSYVPEVASKRYIGAANGRLEISFQVGRAGGPGLGGWLLGVVAPPLAYLLTASTYAFSTWAIWRIRTPECERLRPTSSLGTQIREGVAFVRGHRLLFPLFSCIACAACAAAGINVLLPVLVLRTLGMSATGLGIVLSVGALGGLLGALTRSAWINRLGIGRSIVITNIAGVTVLVFQPAAVHFPGLAPWVIAGAGVISSYFQTIYNVTQMSLRQEVCPTAMLGRMNATFRFAVWGVMPLGAFASGTLATWVGVEAAMYVVIAVAVASGVAMGFTPAARIRGASLVPGIS, via the coding sequence ATGCACCTGTGGGCGGGACAGAGCGCCGCGCAGGTCGGTTTCCAGGTGGGGACGCTGGCCACCTCGGCCATCGCGATTACGATGCTTCACGCGAGCGAGTCGCAGGTCGGCGCCCTCGCGGCCGTGCAGACCCTGGCGTTCCTGCTTGTCGGCCTCCCGGCGGGCGCCTGGGTTGACAGGTGGTCGAAGCGCCGCGTCATGATCAGCGCCAACCTCGCGCGCATCGCCGCCCTCGTCTCGGTTCCGCTCGCCTACGCGTGTTTTTCGCTGACTCTCACCCACCTGATGCTCGTCGCCGGCCTGCTTGGCCTCTCCACGGTCTTCTTCGACGTGGCCTACCAGTCCTACGTTCCGGAAGTGGCCTCCAAGCGCTACATCGGGGCGGCCAACGGTCGCCTCGAGATCTCTTTTCAGGTTGGGCGTGCGGGTGGCCCCGGCCTGGGCGGCTGGCTCCTCGGCGTCGTTGCCCCTCCCCTGGCCTACCTGCTGACCGCATCGACCTACGCGTTCTCAACGTGGGCGATCTGGCGGATTCGCACCCCCGAGTGTGAGCGCCTGCGTCCCACGTCCTCCCTGGGCACCCAGATCCGTGAGGGGGTGGCCTTCGTGCGCGGCCACCGCCTGCTTTTTCCGCTCTTTTCGTGCATCGCGTGCGCCGCTTGTGCCGCAGCGGGGATCAACGTGCTCCTGCCCGTTCTCGTGCTGCGCACGCTGGGCATGAGCGCCACCGGGCTGGGCATCGTGCTGAGTGTCGGCGCGCTCGGGGGGCTCCTCGGAGCGCTCACACGCTCGGCGTGGATCAACCGGCTCGGGATCGGTCGATCCATTGTCATCACCAACATCGCCGGGGTCACGGTTCTGGTGTTCCAGCCGGCAGCCGTCCATTTTCCCGGCTTGGCTCCGTGGGTGATCGCGGGGGCCGGGGTCATCTCCTCGTACTTCCAGACGATCTACAACGTGACGCAGATGAGCCTGCGTCAGGAGGTGTGTCCCACCGCCATGCTGGGTCGCATGAACGCGACGTTCCGCTTCGCGGTGTGGGGAGTGATGCCACTGGGAGCGTTCGCCTCGGGTACGCTCGCGACGTGGGTGGGGGTGGAAGCCGCGATGTACGTCGTCATCGCGGTGGCCGTTGCGTCGGGGGTCGCCATGGGTTTCACACCCGCGGCACGCATCCGGGGCGCCAGCCTCGTTCCCGGGATCTCATAA
- a CDS encoding HAD hydrolase family protein produces MSVLSQRVPDGRAAVCPYAVFVDIDGTVCDSRQRVPSSGVRALREVRERGHRLFACTGRSVPEVYPRFWELGFEGLVGGAGGYAAVGQSVLLDERMPRGDIDALSRLWEDLDAFYIWQGPDQMGPCEGYLDFFVAGAGIEPGDWAEYAESICPFITDIGSGSFTKVTAYVPPAGAVLDAVQEALPTGYRAIIGSVGAGGYVPIEVLPSHLSKAVGIRAVCEHVGIPLSRSVAIGDSNNDVEAVAAAGIGVSIGSGCEALVEVADIIAPSVDAGGLAWGLATALAGADPRGQAQSGGRG; encoded by the coding sequence ATGAGTGTGCTATCACAGCGCGTGCCTGATGGTCGCGCAGCCGTCTGCCCCTACGCGGTCTTCGTCGACATTGATGGGACCGTGTGCGACTCGCGTCAGCGGGTTCCCTCCTCGGGGGTCAGGGCGCTGCGGGAGGTGCGCGAGCGCGGCCACCGCCTGTTCGCGTGCACGGGGCGATCTGTGCCGGAGGTGTACCCCCGCTTCTGGGAGTTGGGCTTCGAAGGATTGGTCGGTGGAGCGGGAGGCTACGCGGCCGTCGGGCAGAGCGTGCTGCTTGATGAGCGAATGCCTCGAGGCGACATCGACGCGCTGAGCCGCCTGTGGGAGGACCTGGATGCCTTCTACATATGGCAGGGGCCTGATCAGATGGGGCCGTGCGAGGGATACTTGGATTTCTTTGTTGCCGGGGCGGGTATCGAACCGGGAGACTGGGCGGAGTACGCGGAATCGATCTGCCCCTTCATCACGGACATTGGCTCGGGGTCCTTCACGAAGGTGACGGCGTATGTTCCGCCCGCCGGTGCTGTGCTCGATGCCGTGCAGGAGGCACTGCCCACAGGCTACCGAGCGATCATCGGGTCGGTGGGCGCGGGCGGCTACGTGCCCATCGAGGTTCTTCCCTCGCACCTGTCGAAGGCCGTCGGCATCCGCGCGGTGTGCGAGCACGTGGGGATCCCATTGTCGCGAAGTGTCGCGATCGGTGATTCGAACAACGACGTGGAGGCCGTGGCCGCGGCGGGGATCGGTGTCAGCATTGGCTCGGGGTGCGAGGCGCTCGTCGAGGTCGCTGACATCATCGCTCCGTCGGTTGACGCTGGCGGCCTGGCCTGGGGGTTGGCCACCGCCCTGGCGGGAGCCGACCCGCGCGGGCAGGCCCAATCCGGTGGCCGCGGGTGA
- a CDS encoding glycoside hydrolase family 3 C-terminal domain-containing protein: MTPTPVTDARSLSLVQAAALASGASQWDSRQIPSAGIPSFVMSDGPHGVRRQLGDGDHLGIAASEKATCFPTASALAATWDPELARLMGQALGLEARSLGVHVLLGPGLSIKRSPLCGRNFEYFSEDPFLAGTMGAALVQGIQSMGTAACPKHFAVNSQELRRMASDSIVDERTMREIYLTAFEIVCRSAHPRAIMSSYNLVNGTYAHENAHLLTDILRAEWGFDGLVISDWGGSNDAVAAVRAGGSLEMPGPGLYGARQIVAAVAEGRLDEADVYARAQEVVDMALAATQQPDARPYDEDEHHELATRVAAESITLLRNEGGLLPLGAGTRVALIGDMAETPRYQGAGSSQVNPTRLDRAHDLLADGGTRARGLVLEGYAPGYARHGGTTDALLAEASDVAARADVALVYVGLDELAESEGLDRPHMRLPDGQAELIEAVVRANPKTVIILSGGASVEMPWAERVPALVHAHLGGQGGAGAVLDVLTGAVNPSGRLAETYARAYDDHPSAAWYPATGPLSLYREGPYVGYRYFTSAGVDVAYPFGYGLSYSTFEYSDLTVDKDGASLTVTNSSTVDGTEVVQLYVSSPGGVVGPVRELKGFAKVRVRAGCSQRVSIPFDRYTFRHWETSRSAWETEGGTWTIWVGPNVEDTPLSATLDVEGATPGPIDPALGHYINADVAGATMGEFAVLLGRTVPTAHPSDQLSASDPLSDMVRARSGLARFVARRLVAMKAKADASGHPDLNILFVLNMPFRAIAKMSAGAVSADMVASILDAVNGHPIRGLARALVGYVANARADRATQRQIDRRR; this comes from the coding sequence ATGACACCCACACCGGTCACCGACGCCCGCAGCCTCTCGCTCGTGCAAGCCGCCGCCCTGGCGTCCGGAGCGAGCCAGTGGGACTCCCGGCAGATCCCCAGTGCCGGCATCCCATCCTTCGTCATGAGCGACGGCCCCCACGGGGTGCGCCGACAGCTCGGAGACGGAGACCACCTCGGCATCGCCGCCTCCGAGAAGGCCACGTGTTTTCCCACCGCCTCCGCCCTCGCCGCGACCTGGGATCCGGAGCTCGCCCGCCTGATGGGGCAGGCCCTCGGCCTCGAGGCCCGCTCCCTCGGCGTGCACGTCCTCCTTGGTCCGGGACTCAGCATCAAGCGCTCCCCCCTGTGTGGACGCAACTTCGAGTACTTCTCCGAGGACCCCTTCCTCGCCGGAACCATGGGAGCGGCCCTCGTGCAGGGAATACAATCCATGGGAACCGCAGCATGCCCCAAGCACTTCGCCGTCAACTCCCAGGAGCTGCGCCGCATGGCCTCGGACTCCATCGTCGACGAACGGACGATGCGCGAAATCTACCTCACCGCCTTCGAGATCGTGTGCCGCAGTGCCCACCCGCGCGCCATCATGAGCTCCTACAACCTCGTCAACGGCACCTACGCCCACGAGAACGCCCACCTGCTGACCGACATCTTGCGCGCGGAGTGGGGCTTTGACGGCCTGGTCATCTCCGACTGGGGAGGATCCAACGATGCCGTCGCAGCGGTGCGCGCCGGAGGCAGCCTCGAGATGCCCGGACCCGGCCTGTACGGGGCGCGCCAGATCGTCGCGGCCGTCGCCGAGGGACGCCTCGACGAGGCCGACGTCTACGCTCGCGCCCAGGAGGTCGTGGACATGGCCCTCGCCGCTACACAGCAGCCCGACGCCCGGCCCTACGACGAAGACGAACACCACGAACTCGCCACGCGCGTCGCCGCCGAGTCCATCACGCTCCTGCGCAACGAGGGGGGCCTGCTTCCGCTGGGAGCGGGGACTCGGGTTGCCCTCATCGGCGATATGGCCGAGACCCCTCGATACCAGGGAGCAGGTTCCTCGCAGGTCAATCCCACGCGCCTCGACCGCGCCCACGACCTCCTGGCTGATGGCGGAACGCGCGCCCGAGGCCTCGTCCTAGAGGGCTACGCCCCCGGATACGCCCGTCACGGCGGCACCACCGACGCGCTCCTGGCCGAGGCCAGCGACGTGGCCGCGCGCGCAGACGTCGCCCTCGTCTACGTCGGCCTCGACGAGCTCGCCGAATCCGAGGGCCTGGACCGGCCCCACATGCGCCTACCCGACGGACAGGCCGAACTCATCGAGGCGGTTGTCCGCGCCAACCCGAAGACCGTGATCATCCTGTCGGGAGGAGCCAGCGTGGAGATGCCCTGGGCCGAGCGGGTTCCCGCCCTGGTGCACGCCCACCTGGGCGGCCAGGGTGGCGCGGGCGCGGTGCTCGACGTTCTCACCGGCGCCGTCAACCCCTCGGGGCGCCTGGCCGAGACCTACGCCCGCGCCTACGACGATCACCCGAGCGCCGCCTGGTATCCGGCCACCGGCCCCCTCTCCCTCTACCGCGAGGGACCCTACGTGGGATACAGGTACTTCACATCCGCCGGGGTGGACGTCGCCTACCCCTTCGGCTACGGCCTGTCGTACTCGACCTTCGAGTACTCCGACCTCACCGTCGACAAAGACGGGGCATCGCTGACCGTCACGAACTCCTCGACCGTCGACGGGACGGAGGTCGTCCAGCTCTACGTGAGCTCGCCGGGTGGGGTCGTCGGCCCCGTTCGCGAACTCAAAGGCTTCGCCAAAGTCCGGGTGCGTGCGGGGTGCTCCCAGAGAGTGTCCATCCCCTTCGACCGCTACACGTTCCGCCACTGGGAAACCTCGCGTTCGGCCTGGGAGACGGAAGGGGGAACCTGGACCATCTGGGTGGGCCCCAACGTGGAAGACACGCCGCTGAGCGCCACACTCGACGTCGAAGGAGCCACTCCCGGCCCGATCGACCCCGCCCTCGGTCACTACATCAACGCCGACGTGGCGGGGGCCACGATGGGTGAGTTCGCCGTCCTGTTGGGCCGCACCGTCCCCACGGCGCACCCGTCTGATCAGCTGAGCGCCAGCGATCCCCTGTCCGACATGGTGCGCGCCCGCAGCGGGCTCGCCCGTTTCGTCGCCCGCAGGCTCGTGGCGATGAAGGCCAAGGCCGACGCGAGTGGGCACCCGGACCTGAACATCCTCTTCGTCCTCAATATGCCCTTCCGGGCGATCGCCAAGATGAGCGCGGGCGCGGTGAGCGCGGACATGGTCGCCTCCATACTCGACGCCGTCAACGGCCACCCGATCCGGGGGCTGGCCCGCGCTCTCGTCGGCTACGTCGCCAATGCGCGAGCCGACAGGGCAACGCAACGACAGATCGACCGGCGTCGGTGA
- a CDS encoding glycosyltransferase — protein sequence MSTPLLTVIVPAYNSEDYLDRALTTLVGYGDELEAIIVNDGSKDRTAEIADDWAARYPSVRVIHQENKGHGGAVNAGLAAATGTHVRVVDSDDWLDRRAANAVLDVLREEREAGRDLDLLVTNYVYEKQGKAHKVTIRYRNVLPRGRTFGWDELGRCRYDQYLMMHALTMRTDVVRSSGLVMPEHTFYVDYLYSFVPLPYVRTIRYLDVDLYRYFIGRDDQSVNEKVMITRLDQLARVNRAMTEALPARADVEDKLWRYMVHYLRINAVVCSVMAQLSGTPEHLALKEEIWETMDDINSEATERLRKDLLAGLVRHASPAVVRGGYRAAGFVLGFN from the coding sequence GTGAGCACGCCACTGCTGACCGTGATCGTTCCCGCATACAACTCTGAGGACTACCTCGATCGCGCGTTGACGACGCTGGTGGGGTACGGCGACGAGTTGGAGGCGATCATCGTCAACGACGGTTCCAAGGACCGTACGGCGGAGATTGCTGACGACTGGGCGGCACGATACCCCTCCGTGAGAGTCATTCACCAGGAGAACAAGGGACACGGCGGGGCAGTGAATGCGGGTTTGGCGGCTGCCACCGGCACGCACGTGCGCGTCGTGGATTCGGATGACTGGTTGGACCGGCGCGCGGCAAACGCCGTGCTGGACGTGCTCCGCGAGGAACGGGAGGCGGGGCGAGACCTGGACCTCCTCGTGACCAACTACGTCTACGAGAAGCAGGGGAAAGCTCACAAGGTCACGATCCGCTACCGCAATGTCCTGCCGCGTGGGCGCACCTTCGGGTGGGACGAACTCGGGCGCTGCCGCTACGACCAGTACCTCATGATGCACGCGCTCACGATGCGCACCGACGTTGTGCGCAGCTCGGGCTTGGTGATGCCGGAGCACACCTTCTACGTGGACTACCTGTATTCCTTCGTTCCCCTTCCCTACGTGCGCACCATCAGGTACCTGGACGTTGACCTCTACCGCTACTTCATCGGTCGAGACGACCAGTCCGTCAACGAAAAAGTGATGATCACGAGGCTGGACCAGCTGGCCCGGGTCAATCGAGCGATGACCGAGGCACTGCCGGCGCGGGCCGATGTGGAGGACAAGCTGTGGCGATACATGGTGCACTACCTGCGCATCAACGCCGTCGTGTGCTCCGTCATGGCCCAGCTCTCGGGAACCCCCGAACACCTCGCGCTCAAGGAAGAGATCTGGGAGACGATGGACGACATCAACTCGGAGGCCACCGAGCGCCTGCGCAAGGACCTTCTCGCAGGGCTGGTGCGCCACGCCTCGCCCGCAGTCGTGCGCGGGGGCTACAGGGCTGCGGGATTCGTCCTCGGCTTCAACTGA
- a CDS encoding GNAT family N-acetyltransferase: MTIIDTERLRLRPWNRSDAPALYELAKEPRIGMACGWRPYTRIDDAYDGLSTVLAAPESYAVTLRESNELVGAIALRMKAADQRNVADLGYWTGRPYWGNGYATEAGRAIVDRAAHLGYATLTLSYFEGNEASRRVAHKLGFTWQGREEGVEFPLIGKRVSLHRTAMALTQG, translated from the coding sequence GTGACAATCATCGACACCGAGCGGCTCCGCTTGCGTCCGTGGAACCGCAGTGACGCGCCCGCTCTCTATGAGCTGGCGAAGGAACCGCGCATCGGCATGGCGTGCGGTTGGCGGCCCTACACGCGCATTGACGACGCCTACGACGGCCTCTCCACCGTGTTGGCAGCCCCCGAAAGCTACGCGGTGACGCTGCGCGAGAGCAACGAGCTGGTGGGCGCCATCGCGCTACGCATGAAGGCAGCGGATCAACGCAACGTCGCCGACCTTGGCTACTGGACCGGCCGCCCCTACTGGGGCAATGGCTACGCCACCGAGGCCGGGCGGGCGATCGTGGACCGCGCCGCCCACCTGGGCTACGCGACGCTGACTCTGTCCTACTTCGAGGGCAACGAGGCCTCGCGCCGGGTCGCGCACAAGCTCGGATTCACGTGGCAGGGGCGCGAAGAGGGCGTGGAGTTCCCCCTCATCGGCAAGCGTGTTAGCCTCCATCGCACGGCGATGGCGCTCACCCAGGGGTAG
- a CDS encoding ATP-binding protein, with the protein MFESLPDIPRLFTALAEWGAGLVYVLAIARASCPHDLAPSRSMPRWRIAVTAAGGIVAFVVTQEFLGHSPLSLWIPGMGLAFLLLWGMIEAGTGAPWRWVTHVSVRAFIVAELAASLAWQVVVFFHADREYWRPESLGGFIALASACLGIVYYCERRVLRQGLSAPLTRGELAATLVVGVAIFALSNLSFVSTATPFSGRAGLEVFYIRTLVDLGGYAILFAQYERIQQSETQRELASIQSSLEAQHRQYLLAKADMEQVARAHHDLKHQVAAIRAELDPGRAAVSFEELESQIAQIGQHYHSGHPVLDVILTAKGKVCSAEGITFTAVADGSLLTGMSSMDIATLFGNALDNAIEASRRVGEPSKRLIKLALFRRGRMLVLRVDNWFDGQLHVDAGGRLTTIKADAMRHGWGVKSIQWTARKYGGQAVTRARDHWFTLTVLLPSTTLLEEQ; encoded by the coding sequence GTGTTCGAGTCGCTGCCCGACATTCCCCGACTCTTCACAGCGCTGGCCGAGTGGGGCGCTGGCCTCGTGTACGTGCTCGCCATCGCACGCGCCTCCTGCCCACACGACCTCGCTCCATCGCGTTCGATGCCCCGGTGGCGTATCGCTGTCACGGCAGCGGGCGGGATTGTCGCCTTCGTCGTCACTCAGGAGTTCCTCGGCCACTCTCCCCTGAGCCTGTGGATTCCCGGCATGGGGCTCGCGTTCCTTCTCCTGTGGGGCATGATCGAGGCGGGGACGGGAGCACCGTGGCGGTGGGTGACGCACGTGAGTGTACGCGCGTTCATCGTCGCCGAATTGGCGGCGTCGCTCGCGTGGCAGGTCGTGGTCTTCTTCCACGCTGATCGTGAGTATTGGCGCCCCGAATCTCTCGGCGGTTTCATCGCTCTAGCCTCGGCGTGCCTGGGGATCGTCTACTACTGCGAGCGACGGGTCCTACGCCAGGGCTTGTCGGCGCCCCTCACGCGCGGCGAGCTGGCAGCCACGCTCGTCGTCGGGGTCGCCATCTTCGCCCTGTCAAACCTCAGCTTCGTCTCGACGGCGACACCCTTCTCGGGACGCGCGGGTCTGGAGGTCTTCTACATCCGCACGCTCGTCGACCTGGGCGGCTACGCGATCCTCTTCGCGCAGTACGAGCGCATCCAGCAGAGCGAGACGCAACGCGAGCTCGCATCGATCCAGTCGTCGCTGGAGGCCCAGCACCGCCAGTACCTGTTGGCCAAGGCGGACATGGAGCAGGTGGCCCGCGCCCACCACGACCTCAAACACCAGGTGGCCGCGATCCGAGCCGAGCTGGACCCGGGGCGGGCGGCTGTCTCCTTCGAGGAACTTGAGTCCCAGATCGCGCAGATCGGCCAGCACTACCACAGCGGGCACCCGGTCCTGGACGTCATCCTGACGGCAAAGGGGAAGGTGTGCAGCGCCGAGGGCATCACCTTCACCGCGGTCGCCGACGGATCCCTCCTGACGGGCATGTCCTCGATGGACATCGCCACGCTCTTCGGCAATGCCCTTGACAACGCGATCGAAGCGTCGCGCAGGGTCGGTGAGCCGAGCAAGCGCCTCATCAAACTGGCTCTGTTTCGGCGCGGACGAATGCTCGTGCTCCGGGTCGATAACTGGTTCGACGGTCAGCTGCACGTTGACGCCGGCGGGCGCCTCACGACGATCAAGGCCGACGCCATGCGTCACGGATGGGGCGTGAAGTCGATACAATGGACGGCACGCAAGTACGGCGGACAAGCCGTCACCCGGGCACGCGATCACTGGTTCACTCTGACGGTTCTGCTGCCCTCGACAACGCTTTTGGAGGAACAGTGA
- a CDS encoding LytR/AlgR family response regulator transcription factor: protein MVRIAVVEDEAVSRTLLRDYLRRYGEERTLHIDATSFTDGAAIVGDYKPVYDIILMDIQMAHLDGMSAARAIREVDQEVILVFITSAPQFAINGYEVGALSYLLKPLPWFAFSQELDRCMRALAKRQRASLLLQSGATTHRVDVADIVYAESVKHRIDVHTLSGVYSVVSTLKAMEAELAGHNFFRSNSCYLVSLAHVRGVSDQECLMTGGDSLRISRPRRKAFMSALADYAGGID, encoded by the coding sequence ATGGTTCGGATAGCGGTCGTCGAGGACGAGGCCGTCTCGCGCACGCTTCTTCGCGACTATCTGAGGCGCTACGGCGAGGAACGCACCCTCCACATCGACGCGACGTCCTTCACCGATGGCGCGGCAATTGTCGGGGACTACAAGCCCGTCTACGACATCATCCTGATGGACATCCAGATGGCGCACCTGGATGGAATGAGTGCTGCGCGAGCGATCCGCGAGGTCGATCAGGAGGTGATCCTCGTGTTTATCACCTCCGCACCGCAGTTTGCGATCAACGGCTACGAAGTGGGCGCCCTGTCCTACCTGCTCAAGCCCCTCCCCTGGTTCGCGTTTTCTCAGGAGCTCGACCGCTGCATGCGCGCACTGGCCAAACGCCAGAGGGCAAGCCTGCTGCTGCAGTCGGGGGCGACCACGCACCGCGTTGACGTGGCGGACATCGTCTACGCGGAGTCCGTCAAGCACCGGATCGACGTGCACACGCTGTCCGGCGTGTACTCGGTCGTCTCCACGCTCAAGGCCATGGAGGCCGAACTCGCGGGCCACAACTTTTTCCGATCCAACTCGTGCTACCTCGTCTCCCTGGCGCACGTGCGCGGCGTCTCGGATCAGGAGTGCCTCATGACGGGCGGCGATAGCCTGCGCATCTCACGCCCCCGCAGGAAGGCTTTCATGAGCGCGTTGGCCGACTATGCGGGCGGGATCGACTGA
- the glf gene encoding UDP-galactopyranose mutase translates to MDLLVVGSGFFGLTVAREAAERYGMDVTVIERRDHIGGNAYSSIDEATGVEVHRYGTHLFHTSNERVWSYVNRFTSFNDYRHRVYANYRGVVYPLPINLGTINQFFGAAYSPDEARSLIARQAAEVSGEPRNLEDKAVSLIGRPLYDAFIAGYTAKQWQTDPRELDASIITRLPVRFTYENRYFQDRYEGLPLHGYGAWIANMVDHPRISVHTGVDFFDDSSAFSKRATVGQVPVVYTGAIDRYFDYEAGQLGWRTLDFETEVVDVPDFQGCSVMNYSDQCVPFTRIHEFAHLHPERDRKDATNTIIQREYSRFARRGDQPYYPIASPSDRATLAAYREMAAGEDRVLFGGRLGSYQYLDMHMAIASALTKVDEAYATWR, encoded by the coding sequence GTGGATCTGCTCGTTGTTGGTTCTGGTTTCTTCGGCCTGACGGTTGCCCGTGAGGCGGCGGAACGCTACGGCATGGACGTGACCGTCATTGAGCGCCGCGATCACATCGGCGGCAACGCGTACTCCTCGATCGACGAGGCCACCGGGGTGGAGGTCCACCGCTACGGCACTCACCTGTTCCACACGTCGAACGAGCGCGTGTGGAGCTACGTGAACCGCTTCACGTCCTTCAACGACTACCGTCACCGCGTGTACGCCAACTACCGGGGCGTCGTCTACCCGCTGCCGATCAACCTGGGGACGATCAACCAGTTCTTCGGTGCCGCCTACTCCCCGGACGAGGCTCGCTCGCTGATTGCGCGCCAGGCCGCCGAAGTCTCGGGTGAGCCGCGCAACCTGGAGGACAAGGCGGTCAGCCTCATTGGGCGTCCCCTCTACGACGCGTTCATCGCGGGCTACACCGCCAAGCAGTGGCAGACCGACCCGCGTGAGCTTGACGCCTCGATCATCACGCGGCTTCCCGTGCGATTCACCTACGAGAACCGCTACTTCCAGGACCGCTACGAGGGGCTGCCTCTCCACGGGTACGGGGCGTGGATCGCGAACATGGTGGATCACCCGCGCATCAGCGTCCACACGGGGGTGGACTTCTTCGACGACTCCTCCGCTTTCTCCAAGCGAGCAACCGTGGGGCAGGTCCCGGTCGTCTACACCGGCGCGATCGATCGGTACTTCGACTACGAGGCCGGGCAGCTGGGATGGCGCACCCTCGACTTCGAGACCGAGGTCGTTGATGTGCCCGACTTCCAGGGGTGTTCGGTCATGAACTACTCCGATCAGTGCGTCCCCTTCACGCGCATCCACGAGTTCGCTCACCTGCACCCCGAACGAGACCGCAAGGACGCGACCAACACGATCATCCAGCGCGAGTACTCCCGCTTCGCGCGCCGCGGCGACCAACCGTACTACCCGATCGCGTCCCCGTCGGATCGTGCGACCCTGGCCGCGTACCGCGAGATGGCGGCAGGCGAGGATCGTGTTCTCTTCGGTGGCAGACTCGGCTCCTATCAATACCTCGACATGCACATGGCGATTGCCTCCGCCTTGACGAAAGTGGACGAGGCCTACGCCACCTGGCGTTGA